Proteins encoded within one genomic window of Bos indicus x Bos taurus breed Angus x Brahman F1 hybrid chromosome 18, Bos_hybrid_MaternalHap_v2.0, whole genome shotgun sequence:
- the SLC1A5 gene encoding neutral amino acid transporter B(0) produces the protein MVADPPKGDPKGYAAAEPTANGVSMLVPIEDVGSLKGGRCGSGDQVRRCLRANLLVLLTVVAVVAGVALGLGVSGAGGALALGPARLEAFSFPGELLLRLLKMIILPLVVCSLIGGAASLDPSALGRLGAWALLFFLVTTLLASALGVGLALALQPGAAFAAINTSVGAPVEEAPSKEVLDSFLDLVRNIFPSNLVSAAFRSYTTSYKERLFNGTLVKVPTGGEVEGMNILGLVVFAIIFGVALRKLGPEGELLIRFFNSFNDATMVLVSWIMWYAPVGILFLVAGKIVEMENVGLLFASLGKYILCCLLGHAIHGLLTLPLIYFLFARKNPYRFLWGIMTPLATAFGTSSSSATLPLMMKCVEEKNGVARHISRFILPIGATVNMDGAALFQCVAAVFIAQLNHRSLDFVKIITILVTATASSVGAAGIPSGGVLTLAIILEAVNLPVHDISLILAVDWLVDRSCTVLNVEGDAFGAGLLQSYLDRTENCNSVPELIQVKSEMPLAALPVPGEEGNPLLKGCPGPAGDADTCEKESVM, from the exons ATGGTGGCCGATCCGCCTAAGGGAGACCCCAAAGGGTACGCGGCGGCGGAACCCACCGCCAACGGTGTCTCGATGTTGGTCCCCATAGAGGACGTAGGCTCGTTAAAAGGCGGCCGTTGCGGTTCCGGGGATCAGGTGCGTCGCTGCCTTCGCGCCAACTTGCTGGTGCTGCTGACGGTAGTGGCCGTGGTGGCCGGCGTGGCGCTGGGGCTGGGGGTCTCGGGAGCCGGCGGCGCGCTCGCCCTGGGCCCCGCGCGCCTGGAAGCCTTCTCCTTTCCGGGAGAGCTGCTGCTGCGCCTGTTAAAGATGATCATCTTGCCGCTGGTGGTGTGCAGCTTGATCGGCGGCGCCGCCAGCCTGGATCCGAGCGCGCTCGGGCGCCTTGGCGCCTGGGCGCTGCTCTTTTTCCTTGTCACCACACTGCTAGCGTCGGCGCTCGGCGTGGGCTTGGCGCTCGCGCTGCAGCCGGGCGCCGCCTTCGCCGCCATCAACACCTCGGTCGGGGCCCCGGTGGAAGAGGCCCCCAGCAAGGAGGTGCTCGATTCGTTCCTGGATCTTGTGAG AAATATTTTCCCCTCCAACCTGGTATCTGCAGCCTTCCGCTCA TACACTACCTCCTATAAGGAGAGATTGTTCAACGGCACTCTGGTGAAG GTGCCCACTGGGGGCGAGGTTGAGGGTATGAACATTCTGGGCCTGGTGGTGTTTGCCATCATCTTTGGTGTGGCCCTGCGGAAGTTGGGGCCCGAGGGAGAGCTGCTCATTCGCTTCTTCAACTCCTTCAATGATGCCACCATGGTGCTGGTCTCCTGGATCATGTG GTACGCCCCTGTGGGAATCTTGTTCCTGGTGGCCGGCAAGATTGTGGAGATGGAGAACGTGGGGCTGCTCTTTGCTAGTCTCGGCAAATACATCCTGTGCTGCCTGCTCGGCCATGCCATCCATGGGCTCCTGACACTGCCCCTCATCTACTTTCTCTTCGCCCGCAAGAACCCCTACCGCTTCCTGTGGGGCATCATGACGCCGCTGGCCACCGCCTTCGGGACCTCCTCCAG CTCCGCCACGCTGCCGCTGATGATGAAGTGTGTGGAGGAGAAGAATGGAGTGGCCAGACACATCAGCCGCTTCATTCTGCCCATCGGTGCCACGGTCAACATGGACGGTGCCGCCCTCTTCCAGTGTGTGGCTGCAGTGTTCATTGCACAGCTCAACCACCGGTCCTTGGACTTCGTGAAGATTATCACCATCCT GGTCACGGCCACAGCATCCAGTGTGGGTGCGGCGGGCATCCCATCTGGAGGGGTGCTCACTCTGGCCATCATCCTCGAGGCGGTCAACCTGCCGGTTCACGACATCTCCTTGATCTTGGCCGTGGACTGGCTAGT GGACCGGTCCTGTACCGTCCTCAACGTGGAAGGTGATGCCTTTGGGGCGGGACTCCTCCAGAGTTACCTGGATCGCACAGAGAACTGCAACTCCGTGCCGGAGCTGATCCAGGTGAAGAGTGAGATGCCCCTGGCCGCGCTGCCGGTCCCCGGCGAGGAGGGGAACCCTCTCCTCAAAGGCTGCCCGGGACCTGCTGGGGATGCTGACACCTGTGAGAAGGAATCAGTCATGTGA